The genome window ATACTCGATGGACGCATAGCCATCAACCTCGTTGACGAGAATGGCGAAGCCGCTGTCCTCCTGCGGCGCCAGCTCGGAGTCCGTCGTGATGAAGAGGAAGTAGCAGGAGCCCAGCACGATGGCGCCGAAGACGGCGACCACGCTCTTGGTCTCCAGCGCGCCGTGCAGGCGTCGCTTGTAGCCGTGACGCAGGGCCTCGAAGCGATCATCGAGCCATGCGGCGAGCTTGTCGCCGCCATTGTCCGGGTCGCTGTCGTCGTCGCTGGCATGCGTGCGCTTGAGCACCTTGGCGCACATCATCGGCGTCAGCGTCAGCGCGATGACGCCGGAGATCACCACCGCGCCGGCCAGCGTGAAGGCGAATTCCGAGAAGAGCTTGCCGGTAATGCCGGAGAGGAAGCCGATGGGCGCGAAGACCGCCACCAGCGTCAGCGTCATGGCGATGACCGGGCCGAGCAGCTCGCGCGCGCCCTTGATGGCGGCGTCGAAGGGCGTCATGCCCTCCTCGATGTGGCGGTGAATGTTCTCCAGAACGATGATGGCGTCATCCACCACCATGCCGATGGCCAGCACCATCGCCAGCAAGGTCAGCAGGTTGATGGTGTAGCCCATGACCAGCATGACGAGCATCACACCGACCAGCGACAGCGGCACCGTCACCGCCGGAATCAGCGCGCTGCGCACCGAACCGAGGAAGAGGAAGATGACGATCAGCACGATCACCACCGCTTCCAGGATGGTGGCCAGCACTTCCTTGATAGCGTCGCGGATGTAGACCGTGCTGTCGTAGCCGATCTCACCAAAGAGGCCTTCCGGCAGCCGCGCCTTGATGCCCGGCCAGCGCTCGCGGACCTCGTCGATGACATCCAGCACGTTGGCGTCGGGCCGCACCTGGATGCCGACGAAGATGGCGTTGTCACCGTCCCAGCGCGCGGAGGCATCGTAGGTCTCCGAGCCCAGCTCCACCTTTGCCACGTCGCCCAGGCGAACGATATCGCCGCTCGAGGAGGCCACCACCATGTCGCGGAAGCCTTCGGCACTCTGCAGATCGGTATCGGCGGACAGGCCGACACGAACGTAGTTGCCCTTGGTCTCGCCGACGGTGGCCAGCACGTTCTGCTCGCGCAGAACACCCATGACCTCACCCGCCGTCAGTCCGTGCGCCCCCAGCCGGTCGGGCTGCAACCAGACGCGCATGGCGTAATTCTGGCCGCCGATGATCTCGGCCGATTCCATGCCCTCGATGCTGTTCAGCTCGGGCTCGACCTCGCGCAGCAGGTAGTCGGCGATCTGGCTGTTGTTGAGCACATCGGAGTAGAAGGAGAGATACATCGAGGCCGTGCCGCCGCCCTCGGCGATCTCCACCACCGGATCCTCGGCCGCGTCCGGCAGCTGGTTGCGCAGCTTGTTGACCTTGGCCGCGATCTCGGTCAGCGCCTCGTTCGGATCCTTGTTCAGAAAGAGGTTGGCCGTGATGACCGACTGCCCGGCGTTGCTCGAGGAGGTCAGGTAGTCGATGCCGTCGGCGGCAGCGACTTCGCGCTCCAGCGGCCGCGTAATGAAGCCGGCAACCAGCTCAGCGTCGGCGCCGGGATAAGGCACCGTGATGTTGATCTGCGCGTTCTGCAGCGCGGGATACTCGCGCACGCTCAGGTCAAAGCCGGCGCGGATGCCCAGCAGCAGGATCACGAGGCTCACCACGGTGGCCAGCACCGGGCGGCGGATGAAGATATCGGTGAAATGCATGAGTCTCGGCGCTCGATCGCAGTGCGGTCAGGGAGTCGGGGGGGGCGGCGGCGGCCTAGCCCTCCGGCACCTCGGGGTCGAGCTGCGGCTCGGGCGCCCCGTCGTTGTTGATGATCACCGGCTGCTCGTTGCGCAGCTTGAGCAGGCCGGAGGTCGCGATGCGCTCGCCCGGCTCCAGGCCGGAAGTCACCGCGATGTAGTCGCCGCGCGCCTCGCCCAGCTCGACGAAGCGCTGCTTGACCATGAGATCGGTATACGGCGGCATGTTCGGGTCCGGGTCCTCCGGCGGCGGGCCCTTGTCCGGGTCTTCCTGCATGACGAAGACCGAGGCGCCGTAGGAGCTGTACTGCACCGCCGTGCGCGGCACGACGACGTGCTCGCTTTCCTGCGGCAGCTCCACGCGCACGCGGGCGAAGAGCCCGGGCTGCAGACGGCCGTCGACATTGGGCAGCGAAGCGCGCACGTCGAAGTTGCGCGTGTCGTTGTTGACGCGCGCGTCCAGCGCCTGGATCTCGCCGGAGAAGACCTCGTCCGGATAGGCATCGACGCGCACGCTGACCGGCATGCCGGCGCGCACGCGGCTGAGAGCGGCCTC of Algiphilus aromaticivorans DG1253 contains these proteins:
- a CDS encoding efflux RND transporter permease subunit; this encodes MHFTDIFIRRPVLATVVSLVILLLGIRAGFDLSVREYPALQNAQINITVPYPGADAELVAGFITRPLEREVAAADGIDYLTSSSNAGQSVITANLFLNKDPNEALTEIAAKVNKLRNQLPDAAEDPVVEIAEGGGTASMYLSFYSDVLNNSQIADYLLREVEPELNSIEGMESAEIIGGQNYAMRVWLQPDRLGAHGLTAGEVMGVLREQNVLATVGETKGNYVRVGLSADTDLQSAEGFRDMVVASSSGDIVRLGDVAKVELGSETYDASARWDGDNAIFVGIQVRPDANVLDVIDEVRERWPGIKARLPEGLFGEIGYDSTVYIRDAIKEVLATILEAVVIVLIVIFLFLGSVRSALIPAVTVPLSLVGVMLVMLVMGYTINLLTLLAMVLAIGMVVDDAIIVLENIHRHIEEGMTPFDAAIKGARELLGPVIAMTLTLVAVFAPIGFLSGITGKLFSEFAFTLAGAVVISGVIALTLTPMMCAKVLKRTHASDDDSDPDNGGDKLAAWLDDRFEALRHGYKRRLHGALETKSVVAVFGAIVLGSCYFLFITTDSELAPQEDSGFAILVNEVDGYASIEYLDKVTRQAEDIVLDHEGVDHIFTLNAGQGTGSSSGFTGLIPAPWSERDMGTGQIVEELTERVTAGVPGIRTAIIQPPPLPTPGQGYPVEFVLKSTLDPETVSRVSNEVIERARDSKKFFFLAPRQRIDRPETVIEIDREKAALMGVDMAQLNADLAGFMAGAEVNRFSLDGRSYRVIQQVERDSRLNPGQLEQFRVRTESGVLVPLSTFATLRDQVVPRSIERAQQLNADTIVAVPRPDVSQGEALQTLENIAREVMPAEFQIDYSGASRQFVQEGQALLATFGFALIIIYLVLAAQFESFRDPLIMLVTVPMSISGALLVLNIVGITNGMQLTNLNGATLNIYTQVGLVTLIGVIAKHGILIVEFANKLQEQGMSKREAIEEASSIRLRPVLMTTAALVFAMVPLLIAGGPGASARFAIGLIIASGMTLGTLFTLYVVPAAYMFIGRDHQATAAA